Proteins from one Juglans microcarpa x Juglans regia isolate MS1-56 chromosome 6S, Jm3101_v1.0, whole genome shotgun sequence genomic window:
- the LOC121237906 gene encoding uncharacterized protein LOC121237906, with the protein MGEADAGSVLKKTLKSLCCRDGWSYGVFWRFIQRDSLLLTFDDAYYEEQVGAVVEMFPLVHMLGEGVIGQAAFTGRHRWMFSDAHGGEWGSFPSQDIFQDDSEFHNQFSSGIKTIAVISVAPIGVVQFGSTQKLLERSEFLDQTKRLFQEMENVRSLIPLEKNALSLNDENYIRNGIFASLISSGNSCDGDLNAIHYDCRRELLGEACSATILNELSDSIFGTHDEMMAPMLIDLSHPNHQLQTGGTNTRVLLSDKLSSQFQQESLQSAPSVCKRSSGDSILTPFIPLLASESTVQDSSNLFTPKANTLDSCQNRASNVPGDDLSQHFCPTYLTKGELLEKATNMHKFAEEFRPDDFTTEVSEFCLVDDLSQWFSPSPEYSINRLETAFRNDILQPIGVTSASSCLVGDDIFNHFPIKHPENSMQSSIINAFKSDGLENSAIMHAVENDLFNDLGLEFDPNQSGECWEDLIMPIMSAATGMGMSECVSELDIGSMTSPRKGLFSELGLQELLDGISNSKSFAKSSFEEKLSTTKRRRVDSSSVNSNQSQLESLACSSGSMNMMQPEYNPEKKNNVPKKELLPKSQVGLWIDDSYSVNVGIAGVARSLKPEEPTKASRKRARPGESTRPRPKDRQQIQDRIKELRGIIPHGGKCSIDSLLDRTIKYMFFLQSVAKYADRLKHSDEPKLIGQETGVVLKENAMDVVSGGTTWAFEVGSKTMVCPIIVEDLNPPGQGQMLIEMLCEEQGLFLEIADAIRGLRLNILKGVMEARGDKIWTRFIVEASSHVTRIDVFLSLVQLLNQTKTTENDTIDRHGNAIDGVGILDNYQQQALLCPITNLG; encoded by the exons ATGGGTGAAGCAGACGCGGGTTCGGTGTTGAAGAAAACGCTCAAGAGTCTGTGTTGCAGGGATGGGTGGTCTTATGGGGTTTTCTGGCGCTTTATCCAGCGTGATTCCTT ATTGTTGACTTTTGATGACGCCTATTATGAAGAGCAAGTAGGGGCAGTGGTTGAAATGTTTCCACTGGTCCACATGTTGGGTGAAGG AGTAATCGGCCAAGCTGCCTTCACTGGAAGGCATAGATGGATGTTCTCAGATGCTCATGGTGGAGAATGGGGTTCTTTTCCAAGTCAAGATATATTCCAG GATGATTCTGAGTTTCATAACCAATTTTCCTCCGGAATTAAG ACAATTGCGGTGATCTCTGTGGCACCAATAGGAGTGGTACAGTTTGGATCCACCCAGAAG CTACTGGAGAGGTCAGAATTTTTGGATCAAACAAAAAGATTGTTTCAGGAGATGGAAAATGTTCGTTCCCTCATTCCATTGGAAAAAAATGCATTGTCCTTGAACgatgaaaattatattcgaAATGGGATATTTGCTTCCTTAATTTCATCTGGAAATTCATGTGATGGGGATCTCAATGCCATACATTATGACTGCCGGCGGGAGCTGTTGGGAGAAGCTTGCTCAGCAACAATTTTGAATGAGCTGTCTGATTCCATCTTTGGGACTCATGATGAAATGATGGCTCCCATGCTCATAGACTTGTCTCACCCCAATCACCAATTACAAACAGGTGGTACAAACACTCGAGTCTTGCTATCTGATAAGCTTAGTTCGCAGTTCCAGCAAGAGTCTTTACAGTCTGCCCCTTCTGTTTGTAAAAGGAGTAGCGGAGATTCTATCTTGACTCCATTCATTCCACTGTTGGCTTCTGAATCAACAGTTCAGGATTCTTCGAATCTGTTTACTCCGAAAGCAAACACTCTTGATTCTTGCCAAAATAGAGCAAGCAATGTTCCGGGGGATGATTTGTCTCAGCATTTCTGTCCAACTTATTTAACCAAAGGTGAACTTCTAGAAAAAGCAACCAACATGCATAAATTTGCTGAGGAGTTCAGGCCAGATGATTTTACAACAGAAGTCTCCGAATTCTGTCTGGTGGATGATCTGTCTCAGTGGTTTTCTCCCTCACCAGAATATAGTATCAATAGATTGGAGACTGCATTTCGTAATGATATTTTACAACCAATAGGAGTTACTTCAGCATCATCTTGTCTGGTTGGAGATGATATTTTTAACCATTTTCCAATCAAACATCCAGAAAATTCTATGCAAAGTTCCATCATTAATGCATTCAAGTCTGACGGGCTAGAGAATTCCGCAATTATGCATGCTGTTGAAAATGATCTGTTCAATGATTTGGGTCTGGAGTTCGATCCAAATCAATCTGGGGAGTGTTGGGAAGATCTCATAATGCCAATAATGAGTGCTGCCACTGGTATGGGTATGTCAGAATGCGTCTCAGAGTTGGATATTGGTTCCATGACTAGCCCCAGGAAGGGGTTATTCTCAGAATTAGGCCTTCAAGAACTTCTGGATGGCATAAGTAATTCCAAGTCTTTTGCCAAATCTAGCTTTGAGGAAAAACTATCCACCACCAAAAGAAGAAGAGTGGATAGTTCATCTGTGAATAGCAACCAATCGCAGTTGGAAAGTCTTGCTTGCTCCAGTGGCAGCATGAACATGATGCAACCTGAATACaacccagagaagaaaaataatgttcCCAAGAAAGAGCTTCTCCCAAAATCACAGGTAGGTTTATGGATTGATGATAGCTATAGCGTCAATGTGGGGATTGCTGGTGTAGCACGATCTCTGAAGCCTGAGGAACCTACAAAGGCTTCCAGAAAAAGGGCTAGGCCAGGGGAGAGTACTCGGCCAAGGCCTAAAGACCGGCAGCAGATCCAAGATCGCATCAAAGAATTGAGAGGGATCATCCCTCATGGTGGAAAG TGTAGCATTGATTCTCTGTTGGATCGAACCATCAAATACATGTTTTTCTTGCAAAGTGTTGCAAAATATGCAGACAGGCTTAAACATTCCGATGAGCCAAAG CTGATTGGCCAGGAGACTGGAGTGGTTCTCAAAGAAAATGCCATGGATGTTGTAAGCGGTGGTACTACATGGGCATTTGAAGTTGGAAGTAAAACAATGGTTTGCCCCATTATAGTTGAAGACCTTAACCCACCCGGCCAAGGCCAAATGCTTATTGAG ATGCTATGTGAAGAACAGGGACTCTTTCTTGAGATAGCAGATGCAATACGTGGCTTGCGGCTGAACATCTTGAAAGGAGTAATGGAAGCTAGAGGTGACAAGATTTGGACACGCTTTATTGTTGAG GCAAGCAGTCATGTAACGAGGATAGATGTATTTCTGTCCCTTGTCCAGCTTCTAAATCAAACAAAGACCACTGAGAATGATACAATAGATCGACACGGTAATGCAATTGATGGAGTTGGGATATTGGACAATTACCAGCAACAAGCCTTGCTGTGTCCCATAACCAACCTTGGCTGA